GTGTATATATTTTAAACAAATAAGAATTTTAACGGCAAACAAATGCTAAAAAGTATCTAGTTAAATTTAGCGGTAAATATAGATAAGTGAGAGCTTTTTCAAAACTAAAAGAGCGGTGTGGTAAACATAAATTTCCCATCTTAGATATTCATATTTTTTATATTAAATTTATTCTTTATATGTATTGTAAAACAAGCGTTTACCCTACTAAGTTATAATCAAATTCAATCTTAAATCAAAGGAAAACAATGAAACTATCTTTTAAATCAACTCTACTATCTTTAGCGCTACTAGCTACTCAGGCATTTGCCGTTATAAATTTAAATACGGCCACCAAAGATGAACTAATGAGTTTAAACGGTATAGGCGAGAGTAAGGCCGAGGCTATTATAGAGTATAGAAAGGCTAATAAATTTAACTCTATAGAGGATATTAAAAACATTAGTGGCATAGGCGATAAGACATATGAGAATTTAAAAGATGATATATCAGTATCTGGTAAGACGACAGTGCAACCTAAGGTAAAAGAGATAAAAGATAAGTCAGCCAAAAAGACTAAAGAGCTAAAAGAGGATATTAACAATAAAACCGGTAAGACAAAAGATAATGCAAGCAAGAAAGGCAGTGAGATAAAAGATATTAAAAGCAGTGCCAAGGATAAGGTAAAAGAGAAGGCCAAAGAGGAAATAAGTAAGTAAGAGCATAAAGCTTAAACAAAATAAGTAGATTAAGAGTAAAATAAATACACAAAACATTATAATAAAATAGAGAAATTTAAAGTAGGACAAAAGCAAGAGATAAATAAAAGCAGGAAAAATCATAAATTGCTTAGCTCTTTGCTTTTTTAGTGCTAATCTTTATGTTTCTCTTTTATATCACTAGTCTTTAAAAAATACCGCTTAATAAACAGTGCCTAGTTACTAGAGATGGCATATGTAAGGTTTTTATAGTTTAATAAATTTAATCATGAAGTCAATACCATATATCATCAAAGTAAATAAGGCTTTACACTTAAATAAATAAATAAATAAAAAGAGGGTCTAAATTTATTTATCCTTGTTTTTATTTATTTGCGCAAGATATTTACCTGGGTTTAACAATGGCATTAAGTATTTTTAGATGTGCTAGAAGTCTAAGGCTTTTAATGGCTATATGCTATGTAGTTATGAGCAAGTGCGTAATTATAAAGAGATTAGAAAGAGGCAAGATTATAAGAGAGATTATAAGAGAGACGGTAAAAAGGTATTTCTCTTATGGGTTATGTGGGGGGGGGGATAAAACAAATAAGACAGATATATAGTTTAGGTATTTTTATGGTTTGTGGGGTGGGTTAAGTAAATTTGGTTATATAGTAAAAAGGTTTAGCTAAAAAGATAAACATAAATATAATTTAATGTAAGGAGATGAAATGAAGTCGTATTTAAAATGTTTAATGTTGTTTGTTGTGATGATGCCTTGTTTGTCACTTAATGCGCAAACGCTATCCATAAATCACAAAGATACCGAAGTTATAGATGTTAAGATAGAAAAATCAGAAATTGAAATGATATCAAATTTAGTTTATGCACAGCCTCCGATTTACGGATATAAGAACAAAGCTCTCGAGATGGATATAATTAAGCCTGTTAGTAAGGAGCTTTTACCGACTGTTGTGTTTGTGCCGGGAGGCGGGTTTGTGTCTTAATAATTTGCACTATTTTTATCTTCTATTTAATTCAATTTTTGCAGAATAACTATTTTTTAAAATTTATCATTTTAGTAAAATTAAATTTATAAATTTTAAAGCATAGTCCACGTTGGTTTGTGTTTTATACTCTTGCTAGATAAGCTATATAACTACTAAAATTCGGGATAATTAAACTTTGTTTTTGTGATTTTGCGTTACAATTAACGCTAAAAAATTTTAAAGGATAAAAATGAGTTTTGATAAAGTAAAACAAGCTATCGAAGACCTTAAAAACGGTAAAATGATCGTCATGGTTGATGATGAGGATCGTGAAAACGAAGGCGATCTTATCTTCGCTGCTGATAAGAGCGATATGCAAAAGGTAAATTTTGCCATCACCCATGCAAAAGGCGTGCTTTGTCTTGCCATGGATGAGGCAAACGCTAAGCGTCTTGATCTGCCTTTGATGGTTGCTAAAAATACCTCAAGCCATGAAACGGCATTTACCATCACTATAGATGCCAAAGATGCGACAACTGGCGTTAGTGCGTATGAACGCGACATGAGCATAAGACTGGCTGCTGATGCTGATTCAAAGCCTGATGATTTTGTTCGTCCGGGACATATATTTCCATTGATAGCAAAAAATGGCGGTGTATTAGTGCGCACAGGACATACCGAGGGCTCAGTTGACCTTTGTCGTCTTGCAGGACTTTCACCGATGGCTGCGATATGTGAGATAGTAAAAGAAGACGGCATGATGGCAAGAAGAGATGATCTGGAAGAATTTTGTGAGAAATTTAAGATAAATATGCTATCGGTTTCCGACCTTGTTCAGTATCGCTTACACAGCGAAAGTCTTATAAAAGTGAGCGAGCCTATCCAGTGTCAAATCGCTCAAAAAAATGTTGTTAGATATGACATAATCGATCATGAAAACGAAAAGCATGCCGTTTATGCCTTTGGTGAAATAGCTCAAAATACAAATGTAAAATTTGTAAAATCAATCGCCGACTTTGACTTTATTAGCTCTGCTAAATTTGATGAGCTTATAAGTGCGATAGAATTTTTAAAAGCAAATGGCGGTCTTTTGATATTCTTATCAAGTAAGACGAATGATTCAAACTCAAAGGACTTTGGCATAGGCGCTCAAATTTTAAAACATTTTGGTGTAAAAAAGATAGAAGTCTTAAGCCATAATAAAAAAGATTTTGTTGGTATAAGCGGTTTTGGGCTTGATATCACGGGTTATAA
This is a stretch of genomic DNA from Campylobacter sp. RM6914. It encodes these proteins:
- a CDS encoding helix-hairpin-helix domain-containing protein; translation: MKLSFKSTLLSLALLATQAFAVINLNTATKDELMSLNGIGESKAEAIIEYRKANKFNSIEDIKNISGIGDKTYENLKDDISVSGKTTVQPKVKEIKDKSAKKTKELKEDINNKTGKTKDNASKKGSEIKDIKSSAKDKVKEKAKEEISK
- a CDS encoding bifunctional 3,4-dihydroxy-2-butanone 4-phosphate synthase/GTP cyclohydrolase II, coding for MSFDKVKQAIEDLKNGKMIVMVDDEDRENEGDLIFAADKSDMQKVNFAITHAKGVLCLAMDEANAKRLDLPLMVAKNTSSHETAFTITIDAKDATTGVSAYERDMSIRLAADADSKPDDFVRPGHIFPLIAKNGGVLVRTGHTEGSVDLCRLAGLSPMAAICEIVKEDGMMARRDDLEEFCEKFKINMLSVSDLVQYRLHSESLIKVSEPIQCQIAQKNVVRYDIIDHENEKHAVYAFGEIAQNTNVKFVKSIADFDFISSAKFDELISAIEFLKANGGLLIFLSSKTNDSNSKDFGIGAQILKHFGVKKIEVLSHNKKDFVGISGFGLDITGYKEI